The Marinobacter szutsaonensis sequence AATTCGTCTGCGGTCTGCCGTTCTCGGAATTCCGTGCTCCAATCTGACGGAATGCCAGGGCGTTTGCGGTTAACATTTGCAACTCTTGGAGAATGCCCTGAGAAACGCATTGCTGGAACAAAACTTTCTGCGTGACAATGAAACGCCAGTCTGCATGCTAGCTACAAGCAAGATGAAAACAGACAAGGCCTACGCCTAATGCGCTAACCCATTTTCGTTCCTGAAAGCCACGGTTTCAGAATTCGCGCCCAACCGAGCGGGTGAACTAGCCTGCACTCAGTGGGAGATTGGAAAAGCAATTTGGCGCCTGACAACTGGCCGGCTAACATGCCTGGCTCGGCAAGGGCATTACTGGAATCGACTGCCTTACCCGCACACGACGAAACTTGATCGACTTGCACCAAGCCTACGGGAGCGAACTGCTTGCCAAGCCACTGAAATGCATACGCGGACTTTACAAAATCTAGGGCGAACTCAATCACCTGCCGCCAAAAAGGTTCCCCGCGCCTCCGGTACGCCCGGCCAAAGCATTGGATTACAGCCCCAAATGTTGGGAAGGGCTAACGAACTACCAAAGAGCTCATGCTGCGCCCTTATACATCAACTGAATGGATAACCAGATCCGACCCTCGGCGCTGAGCCACATCAATTGGCTCTATGCGAGATTGGTGCGTCGTGGTCAGCAGACTGCCGTAGTCATCACCTCGGCATGGTCAGCCAAGCTTACTGGCAATGATCCCTATGTTTACCTCAAGGATGCACAAACTCCTCTACCAACGCAGGCAAACAACGCTAGCACAGAGCTTTCGCCACATTACAGGATTTGCCTCTCACTGATAGAAAGTGATGGGCGGACGCGCACCATGGTTTATTGAGGCTCGTCATTTGTTTCGGAGCTTCACATTTGAACTCACCTATTAGGAAGCCTTATATTCACATAGTTGCACACGCCAACTAATGCTCCTCCCTTGGTAGCTACTTCGTCGGCCTCCGACCAACCAAAAATTTGTCAATCTGGGCTGATTGCACATCGGGCCGGCCCAGCGTCCATAATAATACGGTAAAACAGGTGGTTACCCGACGACAAAAAGCAGCAACTGAAGCTCAATGTTGGCAAATCTGGCTTGGGATATTCCGGTTTTCAAAAAAAGAGATAGGACAGCAACAAATTTCTTAACCAAAATTAAACCCGATTGAACGTAAAATTCTGTAAAATAGGCTACGATTATATTGAGCGTTTCCCCAGGAGCTTGCCATGAATAAGATCAATGTTTTTGTCGCTTCTGCATTAACAATCTGGATGAGCAATTCAGCGGTTTCAGCCCCAATTTTTAAGGATTCGTTTGAAACCGGCGACTTGCAATCGACAAATAGCACCGGCTTTTTCTGGCAAGGAAGTGGCGGTCGCACAGCGGTCGTCACTGAAGCCGCTAAAGATGGAAACTACAGTCTTCTATTCAATTATCCAGCGGGCGAGCCATGGACAGAACAAAGGTTTTCTCTAGGCAGCAGTTACCCTGATCTTTGGGTCAGTTTCTGGATTCGAGTACCTCAGAACTTCTATCACCCAGCAACTTCACCATCAAACAACAAATTTTTCGCTATATGGATGGATGACTATTCTTCGAAAGGTGATGGTCCCACGGCATTCTGGAATATCTTTTCGAACGGTTCTGGCGGCAGTCAAATAGCTTATAGTTACAGCGAAGGGTCTTACCAAGTGGGGGGCCCCCAGTCGCAATTTAAAGAGTTCATTCGTGTTCCTGACGACCGAGGAAGGTGGATGAAGGTAGTAATACATGTAAAAGCCTCATCTACCCCCGGTGAGTCCGATGGTGTCATTGAATTATGGCGGAGATGGGAAAACGAAAGTGAGTTTACGAAATATCACGAAGACACGAATGCAAACTTGCCAATCCCTAGTGGGGGCCCAGACGGATGGAGCGTTGGTTATCTGATGGGATGGGCTAACGCAGAATATGAAAGCGAAACCAAATGGTTTCTCGACGAATTCGTAGTCTCTGATTCTTCTCTTATTAATGGTGATGTAGGCTCAGGATCAAGCGTAGCTCCGAATCCTCCGGAATTGGATGTTCAGTGAGCCTCCCTTTCCAGCCAAAGGTGGAAGACTGCGTAGTAAGGCATCCCGGTCAGAAGTATGGATCTCAGATAGCTCTGAAAGCATGATGGATTAGCGTGGTCACTACTGAGGAACTCGCTCCCGAACCGATATCGATGCTACCCCATTTGACCCTGACTCTCAATTCAAGTAAGGGAGGCTGCATAGGGGCACCCATGCCGATATAAGGATATTCAGAAAAAAACAACGGGATTATAATCGTCAGAAAACGACAAAACGACCACTTCATATGGCTTTGGCTTTGGTATTTAATACCGCCTTTCTAGGATTAAGTCCACGTTCGCTATCCTTGGAAAGCCGAGTCCTGATTATCGCCAGCGATAAGAGTAAATAAATGAAGGGGTAAAACGCGACTGACATAAAAAATGCGCCTACAAAATAGGTCATGACCGCTCCGTTCAGAGAAACTCTGAAGCTATCAAGGAACAACTGGTCGGAACCAGGGTCTTTGTTTTTCTTCAGCAGTGATCTTCGAGAAAAGATTAAAAAGTGAAACCAAAGATATAAAATAAAGGCCGGGACCCCAAGTGTCGAAATCACTTCAATCAGCGAGTTGTGAGCAACTTCCTTCCTTGTTGAGAGATAACTACCATCACTAACCTTGTAATATCTGTAATAATGCTCGGGGAACGCCCCTAGCCCTATGCCAAGCAATGGGTAATTCTTGGCCATATCAATTCCGGCCTCCCAGTAATCCAAACGAGCGGTAGACGTCTGATCGTAGCCCGAGGTTTGAAATCGGGCCTTCTGTTCGTCAGGGAAAAGGGTCCAAGCAACTGAAATTATTATCGCAATATATAATAGATTTTTAATACTTATTTTCTTGTAGGACACTAACAAGTATACCAAACCCACAACCAAGGCTAATTGGCCTCCCCGAGAGCTAGCGCCCATGACCGTCATTACCGCGGTCACTGGCAG is a genomic window containing:
- a CDS encoding heparin lyase I family protein encodes the protein MNKINVFVASALTIWMSNSAVSAPIFKDSFETGDLQSTNSTGFFWQGSGGRTAVVTEAAKDGNYSLLFNYPAGEPWTEQRFSLGSSYPDLWVSFWIRVPQNFYHPATSPSNNKFFAIWMDDYSSKGDGPTAFWNIFSNGSGGSQIAYSYSEGSYQVGGPQSQFKEFIRVPDDRGRWMKVVIHVKASSTPGESDGVIELWRRWENESEFTKYHEDTNANLPIPSGGPDGWSVGYLMGWANAEYESETKWFLDEFVVSDSSLINGDVGSGSSVAPNPPELDVQ
- a CDS encoding O-antigen ligase family protein; protein product: MFSVVKGDLKAFRLALKKQDLIFYLGLSFIVLYYLRPQVIIPGLDIIPWLQITIITGFLVMIAKNRLKFTGTHFLVFLFATLAWFSGITSLYPNISYQEVATPFIFALEVLFLSNCVKNVRQLKLLLIVFFLCLFKMSFFGARVWTSRGFGFTDWGIQGPAGFFQNSGEFSLLMAICAVMSIPLILSMKPKTKLYWLLPVTAVMTVMGASSRGGQLALVVGLVYLLVSYKKISIKNLLYIAIIISVAWTLFPDEQKARFQTSGYDQTSTARLDYWEAGIDMAKNYPLLGIGLGAFPEHYYRYYKVSDGSYLSTRKEVAHNSLIEVISTLGVPAFILYLWFHFLIFSRRSLLKKNKDPGSDQLFLDSFRVSLNGAVMTYFVGAFFMSVAFYPFIYLLLSLAIIRTRLSKDSERGLNPRKAVLNTKAKAI